From Cellulophaga lytica DSM 7489, a single genomic window includes:
- a CDS encoding 2-oxoglutarate dehydrogenase E1 component has product MDKYSFLNAAHTSFFATLYDKYLISPDSVEPSWRAFFQGFDFGQETAQEEFSENGPAIEAAMPQSLQKEFKVIKLIDGYRSRGHLFTKTNPVRERRKYSPTLELDNFGLSSEDLNTVFTAGEILGIGAVSLEEIIKHLKSIYCDAIGVEYMYIRKPERVEWIQNWLNVNDNHPKFNADRKKHILKKLNQAVSFESFLHTKYVGQKRFSIEGNESLIPALDAVVERAAEMGVEQFVMGMAHRGRLNVLTNIFGKAAKDIFSEFDGKDYEQEIFDGDVKYHLGWTSERKASNGNKIKMNIAPNPSHLETVGAVVEGIARVKQDAHFPEDFSKVLPIVVHGDAAIAGQGLVYEVVQMANLDGYKTNGTIHIVVNNQIGFTTNYLDARSSTYCTDVAKVTLSPVLHVNADDAEAVVHASLFALEYRMRFNRDVFIDLLGYRKYGHNEGDEPRFTQPKLYKAISKHNNSRDIYAERLLAEGVIEKGFVKELENEYKASLEEELEDSRKEDKTVITPFMADEWSGFASVREWEMMEAVDTTYDKDKLTEIAKVITELPSDKKFLRKVEKLVKDRKKMFFETNKLDWAMGELLAYGTLLQEGFGVRMSGQDVERGTFSHRHAVMKVEESEEEIILLNHLSEEQARFQIYNSLLSEYGVVGFDYGYAMASPKTLTIWEAQFGDFSNGAQIMLDQYISAAEDKWKLQNGLVMLLPHGYEGQGAEHSSARMERYLQLCARDNMYIADVSTPAQMFHILRRQMKVNFRKPLVIFTPKSLLRHPKAVSTIDELANGTFQEVLDDTTADVSKVKSLVFCTGKFYYDLLAEKEEQNREDVALVRVEQLFPLPTEKITEIIGRYTNADDIVWAQEEPRNMGAWSHIMMHYKDANKLRVASRRFYASPAAGSAVRSKRRHQQVIDYVFDKTKDNMTKR; this is encoded by the coding sequence ATGGATAAATATTCGTTTTTAAACGCAGCGCATACATCATTTTTTGCGACTTTATATGATAAATACTTAATTAGCCCTGACAGTGTAGAGCCTAGCTGGCGTGCCTTTTTTCAAGGTTTTGACTTTGGTCAAGAAACAGCACAAGAAGAGTTTTCTGAAAACGGACCGGCAATAGAAGCTGCAATGCCACAGTCTTTACAGAAAGAATTTAAAGTAATTAAGTTAATTGATGGGTACAGAAGCAGAGGACACTTGTTCACTAAAACAAACCCAGTTCGCGAAAGAAGAAAATACTCACCAACTTTAGAGTTAGACAATTTTGGGTTGTCTAGTGAAGATTTAAACACCGTTTTTACTGCAGGAGAAATCCTAGGTATTGGAGCTGTTTCTTTAGAGGAAATTATAAAACATCTTAAAAGCATATATTGTGACGCTATTGGCGTTGAGTATATGTACATACGTAAGCCAGAAAGAGTAGAGTGGATTCAAAATTGGTTAAACGTAAATGACAATCACCCTAAGTTTAACGCAGATAGAAAAAAGCATATTCTTAAAAAACTAAATCAGGCAGTTTCTTTTGAGAGTTTTTTACATACAAAATATGTTGGGCAAAAACGTTTTTCTATAGAGGGTAATGAGTCTTTAATCCCTGCTTTAGATGCTGTTGTAGAACGAGCAGCAGAAATGGGAGTAGAGCAGTTTGTAATGGGTATGGCTCACCGTGGTAGACTTAACGTGCTTACTAATATTTTTGGTAAAGCAGCTAAGGATATTTTTAGTGAGTTTGATGGTAAAGATTACGAGCAAGAAATTTTTGATGGCGATGTTAAGTATCACTTAGGATGGACATCTGAGCGTAAAGCTAGTAACGGAAATAAAATAAAAATGAATATTGCACCAAATCCATCTCACTTAGAGACTGTTGGTGCGGTAGTAGAAGGTATTGCTAGAGTTAAACAAGATGCTCACTTCCCTGAAGATTTTTCAAAAGTATTGCCAATTGTTGTGCACGGAGATGCTGCTATTGCAGGTCAAGGTTTAGTGTATGAGGTTGTACAAATGGCAAACTTAGATGGGTATAAAACAAATGGTACTATACATATTGTAGTAAACAACCAAATTGGTTTTACAACAAACTATTTAGATGCTAGGTCATCTACCTATTGTACAGATGTTGCTAAAGTAACTTTAAGTCCGGTATTACACGTAAATGCAGATGATGCAGAAGCTGTAGTACACGCTTCTTTATTTGCATTGGAGTACAGAATGCGTTTTAATAGAGATGTATTTATAGATTTATTAGGTTATAGAAAATATGGGCACAATGAAGGTGATGAGCCTCGTTTTACACAGCCTAAACTATATAAAGCAATATCTAAACACAATAACTCAAGAGATATTTATGCAGAGCGTTTACTTGCAGAAGGAGTTATAGAAAAAGGATTTGTAAAAGAATTAGAAAATGAATACAAAGCTTCTTTAGAAGAAGAGTTAGAAGATTCTAGAAAAGAAGATAAAACAGTTATTACGCCTTTTATGGCAGATGAGTGGAGTGGTTTTGCATCTGTTAGAGAATGGGAGATGATGGAGGCTGTAGATACTACTTATGATAAAGACAAATTAACAGAAATTGCTAAGGTGATAACAGAATTACCTAGCGATAAAAAGTTTTTGCGTAAAGTTGAAAAGTTAGTTAAAGATCGTAAAAAAATGTTCTTTGAAACTAACAAATTAGACTGGGCAATGGGTGAACTTTTGGCTTACGGTACGTTGTTACAAGAGGGCTTTGGTGTTCGTATGTCTGGGCAAGATGTAGAAAGAGGAACTTTTTCTCACCGTCATGCAGTTATGAAGGTTGAAGAAAGTGAAGAAGAAATAATATTATTAAACCACTTGTCTGAGGAACAAGCCAGATTTCAAATTTACAATTCATTGTTGTCTGAATATGGTGTTGTTGGTTTTGATTATGGTTACGCTATGGCTAGCCCAAAAACACTTACTATTTGGGAAGCTCAATTTGGAGACTTTAGTAATGGAGCTCAAATTATGTTAGATCAGTACATTTCTGCTGCCGAAGATAAATGGAAGCTTCAAAACGGATTGGTGATGTTGTTACCACACGGTTATGAAGGTCAGGGTGCAGAGCATTCTTCTGCACGTATGGAAAGGTACTTGCAATTGTGTGCAAGAGATAATATGTACATTGCAGATGTTTCTACACCTGCACAAATGTTTCATATTCTGCGTAGACAAATGAAAGTTAATTTTAGAAAACCTTTAGTAATATTTACTCCTAAAAGTTTATTAAGACATCCAAAGGCGGTATCTACAATTGATGAGCTTGCTAACGGAACTTTTCAGGAGGTTTTAGATGATACTACAGCAGATGTTAGTAAAGTTAAATCTCTAGTATTCTGTACTGGTAAGTTTTACTATGACTTGCTTGCCGAAAAAGAGGAGCAAAACAGAGAAGATGTTGCTTTGGTAAGAGTAGAACAATTATTTCCGTTGCCAACAGAAAAAATAACAGAAATTATTGGTAGGTATACTAATGCAGATGATATTGTATGGGCACAAGAAGAACCAAGAAATATGGGAGCTTGGAGTCATATCATGATGCATTATAAAGATGCCAATAAATTAAGAGTAGCGTCTAGACGTTTTTATGCCTCACCAGCAGCTGGTAGTGCAGTACGTTCTAAGCGCAGACACCAACAAGTAATAGATTATGTCTTTGATAAAACCAAAGACAATATGACAAAAAGATAA
- the odhB gene encoding 2-oxoglutarate dehydrogenase complex dihydrolipoyllysine-residue succinyltransferase, whose product MILEMKVPSPGESITEVEIAEWLVQDGDYVEKDQAIAEVDSDKATLELPAEVSGVITLKAEEGDAVAVGAVVCLIDTSAAKPEGADDAPAKEEKKEETAPKAEAPKPAETAKTYATGTASPAAKKILSEKGIEASAVKGTGKDGRVTKDDAVKAVPSMGTPTTGGNRGETRSKLSMLRRKVAERLVSAKNETAMLTTFNEVDMSPIFALRSQYKDDFRAKHGVGLGFMSFFTKAVVRALEMYPSVNAMIDGKEMISYDFADISIAVSGPKGLMVPVIRNAENLTFRGVEAEVKRLAIRAREGEITVDEMTGGTFTITNGGVFGSMLSTPIINPPQSAILGMHNIVERPIAKNGEVVIAPIMYVALSYDHRIIDGKESVGFLVAVKEALENPEELLMNNDVKKALEM is encoded by the coding sequence ATGATTTTAGAAATGAAAGTCCCTTCACCGGGAGAATCGATAACCGAAGTAGAAATAGCGGAATGGCTAGTGCAAGACGGAGATTATGTAGAGAAAGATCAAGCTATTGCAGAGGTAGATTCAGATAAAGCTACCTTAGAACTTCCAGCAGAAGTAAGCGGAGTAATTACATTAAAAGCAGAAGAAGGTGATGCAGTAGCAGTAGGTGCCGTTGTTTGTTTAATAGATACATCTGCAGCAAAACCAGAAGGTGCTGATGATGCGCCTGCTAAAGAAGAGAAAAAAGAAGAAACTGCACCAAAAGCAGAGGCTCCAAAGCCTGCAGAAACTGCAAAAACATATGCAACAGGGACAGCGTCTCCTGCAGCTAAAAAAATATTAAGTGAAAAAGGAATTGAGGCATCTGCTGTAAAAGGTACAGGTAAGGATGGTAGAGTAACTAAAGATGATGCTGTAAAAGCTGTGCCATCTATGGGGACACCAACTACTGGAGGTAACCGAGGAGAAACTCGTTCTAAATTATCAATGTTACGTCGTAAAGTGGCAGAGCGTTTGGTTTCAGCTAAAAATGAAACGGCTATGCTTACTACTTTTAACGAGGTAGATATGTCTCCTATTTTTGCATTGCGTAGCCAGTACAAAGATGACTTTAGAGCTAAACACGGTGTTGGTTTAGGTTTTATGTCTTTCTTTACTAAGGCGGTTGTACGTGCATTAGAGATGTACCCATCTGTAAATGCAATGATAGATGGTAAGGAAATGATTTCTTATGATTTTGCAGATATTAGTATTGCTGTATCTGGACCAAAAGGTTTAATGGTTCCTGTAATTAGAAATGCGGAAAACTTAACTTTTAGAGGAGTAGAAGCAGAGGTAAAACGTTTGGCTATTAGAGCTCGTGAAGGAGAAATTACAGTTGATGAAATGACAGGAGGAACATTTACTATTACTAATGGTGGTGTTTTTGGTTCTATGTTATCTACACCAATTATTAATCCTCCGCAAAGTGCTATTTTAGGTATGCACAATATAGTAGAGCGTCCTATAGCTAAAAATGGTGAGGTTGTTATTGCTCCTATTATGTATGTGGCTTTATCTTATGATCATAGAATTATAGATGGTAAAGAATCTGTTGGTTTCTTAGTTGCAGTTAAAGAAGCATTAGAAAATCCAGAAGAATTATTAATGAATAATGATGTTAAGAAGGCGTTAGAAATGTAG
- a CDS encoding cytochrome-c peroxidase, with protein sequence MSTSKINLYCILAIGILFTTSCSNDDNNYQKAETSILEEKITTLYGSLETLQLPEETNLNNIPSDPKNPLTPEKVALGKLLFHETGLALNPTKEIGANTYSCASCHHAAAGFQSGNIQGIGEGGFGYGAKGESRHMSIDYLEEDLDVQPIKSPSILNTAYQKVMLWNGQFGGTSENTGTESSWTVGTPKERNNLGFEGVEIQAIAGLGVHRLLIDTNFLNNNGYKSMFDAAFPNIPEENRYTTITAGLAIAAYERTVLANQAPFQEFLKGNKAALSPKEISGANLFFGKAECYKCHTGPGLNKTGFYALGMNDLDPNSSHINIDEATKKGRGGFTGKEEDNYKFKIPSLYNLKDVSHFGHGGSFTSIKEVIEYKNNAIPENNNVPKNQLASDFIPLNLTTEEIDDLTAFIENGLYDNNLKRYTPESLPSGNCFPNADSKSKSDMGCN encoded by the coding sequence ATGTCTACATCAAAAATAAATCTATATTGCATACTAGCAATTGGCATTTTATTTACAACCAGTTGTTCTAATGACGACAACAACTACCAAAAAGCAGAAACAAGTATTTTAGAAGAGAAAATTACAACTCTTTATGGCTCACTAGAAACGCTACAACTACCAGAAGAAACAAATTTAAACAACATTCCTAGTGACCCTAAAAACCCGCTTACACCAGAAAAAGTTGCCTTAGGAAAATTACTTTTTCACGAAACAGGCCTAGCCTTAAACCCAACAAAAGAAATAGGAGCCAACACCTACTCATGTGCAAGTTGCCACCACGCAGCGGCAGGTTTCCAAAGCGGCAACATACAAGGTATTGGCGAAGGTGGTTTTGGCTATGGTGCAAAAGGAGAATCTAGACACATGTCTATAGATTATTTAGAAGAAGACTTAGATGTACAACCCATAAAATCTCCAAGCATACTAAACACTGCATACCAAAAAGTAATGTTATGGAACGGACAATTTGGAGGAACCTCAGAAAATACAGGAACCGAAAGTAGCTGGACAGTTGGCACTCCCAAAGAACGCAATAACTTAGGTTTTGAAGGCGTAGAAATACAAGCCATAGCTGGCCTAGGTGTTCACAGGCTTTTAATAGACACCAACTTCCTAAACAACAACGGATACAAAAGTATGTTTGACGCTGCTTTTCCTAACATCCCAGAAGAAAATAGATACACAACCATAACAGCTGGTTTAGCAATTGCTGCTTATGAACGAACAGTGCTTGCAAACCAAGCTCCTTTTCAAGAGTTTTTAAAAGGAAATAAAGCTGCTTTATCCCCTAAAGAAATAAGTGGCGCTAACTTATTTTTTGGTAAAGCAGAATGCTATAAATGCCACACCGGACCAGGCTTAAACAAAACAGGGTTTTACGCTTTAGGAATGAACGACTTGGACCCAAACAGTTCACACATTAATATTGATGAAGCCACAAAAAAAGGTAGAGGCGGTTTTACAGGAAAAGAAGAAGATAATTACAAGTTTAAAATACCATCTTTATATAACTTAAAAGATGTATCTCATTTTGGTCATGGAGGAAGCTTTACTTCTATAAAAGAAGTTATAGAATACAAAAACAACGCCATACCTGAAAACAATAATGTTCCTAAAAATCAATTAGCATCAGATTTTATTCCGCTAAATTTAACAACAGAAGAAATTGATGATTTAACTGCTTTTATAGAAAACGGATTGTATGACAATAACCTAAAAAGGTACACTCCGGAGAGCTTACCATCAGGCAACTGTTTTCCTAACGCAGATAGCAAATCCAAATCTGATATGGGTTGTAACTAA
- a CDS encoding retropepsin-like aspartic protease yields MSSLKKFLLQKDYTKIKLTLTPTNHFEIKAKINNVAGKFILDTGASNTCIGIDKIENFKLTSEDSEIKAAGAGATEMETLISSNNTIKIGDWKYKKLKIVLFDLVHVNQALINHNALPVDGIIGADILKKTKAIIDYNKKCVYFKL; encoded by the coding sequence ATGTCTAGCTTAAAAAAATTCTTACTTCAAAAAGATTACACCAAAATTAAACTTACATTAACTCCTACTAATCATTTTGAAATTAAAGCTAAGATTAACAATGTAGCCGGAAAATTTATTTTAGACACAGGAGCCTCTAACACCTGTATAGGTATAGATAAAATTGAAAACTTTAAGCTTACCTCTGAAGATTCAGAAATAAAAGCTGCTGGTGCTGGCGCTACAGAAATGGAAACATTAATTTCTTCTAACAACACCATAAAAATTGGAGATTGGAAATACAAAAAATTAAAAATTGTTTTGTTTGATCTTGTACACGTTAACCAAGCTCTTATTAACCATAATGCATTACCAGTAGATGGTATTATTGGAGCAGACATATTAAAAAAGACAAAAGCCATTATAGACTACAACAAAAAATGTGTTTATTTTAAGCTGTAA
- a CDS encoding TatD family hydrolase — protein sequence MIFTDTHTHLYSEAFDEDRAVAIQNAIDKGVERFFIPAIDSTYTSSMLSLEEAYPDNVFLMMGLHPTHVKDNYHVELVHIEEMLEQRKFYAVGEIGIDLFWDKTFLKEQQQAFKHQIQLAKKYKLPIVIHCRDAFDEVFEILEEEKGDDLRGIFHCFTGTLEQAKLAISYNMKLGIGGVVTFKNGKIDKFLNEIDLKHIVLETDAPYLAPTPFRGKRNESAYLINVAEKLADIYNKDIKEIADITTKNSLDVFGV from the coding sequence ATGATATTTACAGATACACATACACATTTATATAGTGAGGCCTTTGATGAAGACAGGGCTGTTGCAATACAAAATGCAATTGATAAAGGGGTAGAACGATTTTTTATTCCTGCTATAGACTCAACTTACACAAGTTCTATGTTGAGTTTAGAGGAGGCTTACCCAGATAATGTTTTTTTGATGATGGGTTTGCATCCAACACATGTAAAAGATAATTATCATGTAGAGTTGGTGCATATTGAAGAAATGCTAGAGCAGCGTAAATTTTATGCTGTGGGAGAGATAGGAATAGATTTATTTTGGGATAAAACCTTTTTAAAAGAACAACAGCAAGCTTTTAAGCATCAAATACAATTGGCAAAAAAATACAAATTACCAATAGTTATACATTGCAGAGATGCTTTTGATGAAGTTTTTGAAATTTTAGAAGAAGAAAAAGGTGATGATTTAAGAGGGATTTTTCATTGTTTTACAGGTACTTTGGAGCAGGCAAAACTTGCAATATCATATAATATGAAATTAGGTATTGGAGGGGTAGTTACTTTTAAGAATGGAAAAATAGATAAGTTTTTAAATGAAATTGATCTTAAACATATTGTTTTAGAAACAGATGCTCCTTATTTGGCGCCAACACCTTTTAGAGGTAAAAGAAATGAAAGTGCATACCTTATTAACGTAGCTGAAAAATTAGCAGACATATATAATAAGGATATAAAAGAAATAGCAGACATAACTACTAAAAACTCTTTAGACGTTTTTGGTGTTTAA
- a CDS encoding asparaginase: MANATKILLVYTGGTIGMVKDYKTGALKAFNFNNLMKSIPELKQLDCSVDSVSFDEPIDSSNMNPTHWVKIATIIEDNYADFDGFVVLHGSDTMSYTASALSYMLEHLSKPVILTGSQLPIGDLRTDAKENLITSIQVAALRENDKAIIQEVCLYFEYKLYRGNRTTKINAEHFEAFASLNYPELAESGVHLKVNKEYLRKKKHTKALKVHKNLDDNVAVLKLFPGLNKNVLKSVLNIPDLKGLVLETYGAGNAPTEKWLLNEIKKAIKNGLYIVNVTQCSGGSVLLGQYETSEELQSLQIINGKDITTEAAVTKLMYLLGTGVSPKLFKTLFETPLRGELQ, encoded by the coding sequence ATGGCAAATGCTACAAAAATATTATTGGTATATACTGGTGGTACAATTGGTATGGTTAAGGATTATAAAACAGGAGCTTTAAAAGCTTTTAATTTTAATAATTTAATGAAAAGTATACCAGAACTAAAGCAGTTGGATTGTTCTGTGGATAGCGTTTCTTTTGATGAGCCAATAGATTCCTCTAATATGAACCCTACGCATTGGGTTAAAATTGCTACTATTATTGAAGACAATTATGCAGATTTTGATGGTTTTGTGGTTTTGCACGGTAGTGATACAATGAGTTATACGGCATCTGCTTTAAGTTATATGTTAGAGCATTTAAGTAAGCCTGTAATTTTAACTGGTTCTCAATTGCCAATTGGAGATTTGCGTACAGACGCAAAAGAGAATTTAATTACATCTATACAAGTAGCTGCATTAAGGGAGAATGATAAAGCAATAATACAAGAGGTATGTTTGTATTTTGAATACAAATTGTATAGAGGTAATAGAACAACAAAAATTAATGCAGAACATTTTGAGGCTTTTGCATCATTAAATTATCCAGAATTAGCGGAATCTGGTGTGCATTTAAAAGTAAATAAGGAATATTTAAGAAAAAAGAAGCATACAAAAGCATTAAAGGTGCATAAAAACCTAGATGATAATGTTGCTGTTTTAAAATTATTTCCTGGTTTAAATAAAAATGTACTAAAAAGTGTGTTAAATATTCCAGATTTAAAGGGGTTGGTTTTGGAGACTTATGGTGCAGGTAATGCTCCAACAGAGAAATGGTTGCTAAACGAAATAAAAAAAGCAATAAAAAACGGATTGTACATTGTTAATGTTACGCAGTGCTCTGGAGGTAGTGTTTTACTTGGTCAGTATGAAACCAGTGAGGAATTACAAAGCTTGCAAATAATTAATGGTAAGGATATTACAACAGAGGCGGCTGTAACTAAGTTAATGTATTTGTTAGGAACAGGAGTGTCTCCAAAGCTATTTAAAACACTTTTTGAAACTCCGTTGCGAGGAGAATTGCAATAA
- a CDS encoding MotA/TolQ/ExbB proton channel family protein, which yields MKRLSSILAVAGLFVFSTNTVNAATLLQDAAEKEAPKGFVQVLKEQFITGGPAFMGIVLLCLILGLAVAIERIIYLNMASTNTTKLKQRVEDALASGGVEAAKEVCRNTKGPVASIFYQGLDRAGESIESAEKAVVAYGGVQMGQLEKNVSWLSLFIAIAPMLGFMGTVIGMIQAFQKIAAVGNLSASLIAGDIQVALLTTVFGLVTAIILQIFYNYIIAKIDSIVNDMEDSSISLIDMLVDHKK from the coding sequence ATGAAAAGATTATCATCTATCCTAGCTGTAGCTGGGTTGTTTGTTTTTAGTACAAATACAGTAAATGCAGCTACATTATTACAAGATGCAGCGGAGAAAGAAGCGCCAAAAGGTTTTGTTCAAGTATTAAAAGAACAATTTATTACTGGTGGACCTGCTTTTATGGGTATTGTACTTTTATGTTTAATTCTTGGTCTTGCAGTGGCAATTGAAAGAATTATTTATTTAAACATGGCAAGCACAAACACTACTAAACTAAAACAAAGAGTTGAAGACGCATTAGCATCTGGTGGTGTAGAAGCAGCTAAAGAAGTATGTAGAAATACAAAAGGACCTGTAGCGTCTATTTTCTACCAAGGATTAGATAGAGCTGGTGAGAGTATTGAATCTGCTGAAAAAGCGGTTGTTGCCTACGGAGGTGTACAAATGGGTCAGTTAGAGAAAAACGTTTCTTGGTTGTCTTTATTTATCGCTATTGCTCCTATGCTTGGTTTCATGGGTACAGTAATTGGTATGATTCAGGCCTTCCAAAAGATTGCAGCAGTTGGTAACTTAAGTGCATCTTTAATTGCAGGTGATATTCAGGTTGCATTATTAACAACTGTATTTGGTCTTGTTACTGCCATTATTCTTCAAATTTTTTACAACTACATCATTGCTAAAATTGATAGTATTGTAAATGATATGGAAGATTCGTCAATCTCATTGATTGATATGTTGGTAGATCACAAAAAATAA
- a CDS encoding membrane protein: MQKIIKIALIVIGVISAVLWYFLPSGDFTIPEVAAEAANSSAMNVMFMITYLLLGVAVVVALVYTLKNLFSTPENLKKALFALGGFALVVIISYFLSNGEDLDPQFLTDNDTTTSTVKNIGTGIYTFLILVAVAVVLMVVPSVKKLIGK; this comes from the coding sequence ATGCAAAAAATAATAAAAATAGCCTTAATTGTAATAGGCGTTATATCGGCTGTGCTATGGTATTTTTTACCATCAGGGGATTTTACAATTCCTGAGGTAGCAGCAGAGGCAGCAAACAGTAGTGCAATGAACGTAATGTTTATGATTACTTACCTTTTATTAGGTGTAGCAGTTGTAGTAGCATTGGTTTATACACTAAAAAACTTGTTTTCTACACCAGAAAACCTTAAAAAAGCTTTATTTGCTTTAGGTGGATTTGCACTTGTAGTAATTATTTCTTACTTTTTATCAAACGGAGAAGATTTAGATCCTCAGTTTTTAACGGATAATGATACTACAACTAGTACAGTAAAGAACATAGGAACAGGTATTTATACCTTCTTAATTTTAGTAGCAGTAGCTGTTGTTCTTATGGTTGTACCAAGTGTAAAAAAACTAATTGGTAAATAA
- a CDS encoding ExbD/TolR family protein encodes MARRGGAPEVNAGSMADIAFLLLIFFLVTTTIETDAGLDRMLPPKEPPTDEQVILKQKNIFTVQIGKDGQLLVEEDLMDLKDLKEAAIAFLDNGGAVKGDPEYCSYCEGARSPESSDNPIKAVISLKNDRETKYSVYITVQNELVAAYNFLRNRAAKKLGYNMSFTEMEAAYSNQETPDDVKEQLKVKIKKIQDLYPQKLSEAETTTN; translated from the coding sequence ATGGCAAGAAGAGGTGGAGCACCAGAAGTAAATGCCGGTTCTATGGCAGACATTGCTTTCTTACTCCTTATCTTTTTCTTAGTAACTACTACTATAGAAACGGATGCAGGTTTAGATCGTATGTTGCCTCCTAAAGAGCCGCCTACTGATGAGCAAGTTATACTTAAGCAAAAAAATATTTTTACTGTACAAATAGGTAAAGATGGTCAATTGCTAGTAGAAGAAGATCTAATGGATCTTAAAGATTTAAAAGAGGCTGCAATTGCATTTTTAGATAATGGTGGAGCAGTAAAAGGAGATCCTGAGTACTGTAGCTATTGTGAAGGTGCAAGAAGTCCTGAGTCTTCTGATAACCCAATAAAAGCGGTTATATCTTTAAAAAATGATCGTGAAACTAAGTATTCTGTTTATATAACAGTACAGAATGAGTTAGTGGCAGCGTATAATTTTTTACGTAATAGAGCAGCTAAAAAGTTAGGTTATAATATGTCTTTTACAGAAATGGAAGCGGCATACTCTAACCAAGAAACTCCAGATGATGTTAAGGAGCAATTAAAGGTTAAGATTAAGAAAATTCAAGATCTTTATCCTCAAAAATTATCTGAAGCTGAAACTACAACAAACTAA
- a CDS encoding ExbD/TolR family protein, whose amino-acid sequence MSKFKKKKDGELPPVSTASLPDIVFMLLFFFMTVTVMKDSEPLVANELPNATEIKKLEKKDRVVYIFVGQPTEKYQSAFGKEPKIQLNDKFANVSEVGDYVLEEIAKKPQEVQSSITTALKIDKNANMGIVMDIKEELRKVNALKVNYTTYEGDAFKNLQ is encoded by the coding sequence ATGTCAAAATTTAAAAAGAAAAAAGACGGAGAATTGCCTCCAGTTTCTACGGCTTCTCTTCCGGATATTGTATTTATGCTTTTGTTTTTCTTTATGACAGTTACAGTAATGAAAGATAGCGAACCTTTGGTAGCAAATGAGTTACCAAACGCAACTGAAATTAAAAAGCTAGAAAAGAAAGACAGAGTAGTTTATATTTTTGTTGGTCAGCCTACAGAAAAATATCAGAGCGCTTTTGGTAAAGAGCCAAAAATACAGTTAAACGATAAGTTTGCTAACGTTTCTGAAGTAGGAGATTACGTTTTAGAAGAAATAGCTAAGAAGCCTCAAGAGGTTCAAAGTTCTATAACAACAGCTTTAAAAATTGATAAGAATGCCAATATGGGTATTGTTATGGATATTAAAGAAGAGTTAAGAAAAGTAAATGCGTTAAAAGTAAACTACACCACTTATGAAGGTGATGCTTTTAAAAATTTACAATAA
- a CDS encoding porin family protein, translated as MFRLCILFGLICFSLSAQNTTVDSLYLEDQFYIGLTYNTYGNKPSSFTQRNLPYGLQLGFIKDLPINKKRNVGFGVGFGYAVNNYYSNLIATKDSEGISYTFADEDLDYERSKIVTHMVEFPIEFRWRKSTPTKYKFLRIYGGAKLGYVFSSKSKFVSDDFKEVFSNTDIVNFRYGLQFNIGYNTWNIHVYYGLNSLLDDAFVDDEQLLMKPIRVGFNFYIL; from the coding sequence ATGTTTCGTTTATGTATTTTATTTGGACTTATATGTTTTTCTTTATCTGCTCAAAATACAACCGTAGATAGTCTTTATTTGGAAGATCAGTTTTATATAGGACTTACTTATAATACTTATGGTAATAAGCCTTCTAGCTTTACGCAGCGTAATTTGCCCTATGGTTTACAACTTGGTTTTATAAAAGATTTACCAATTAATAAAAAAAGGAATGTTGGTTTTGGTGTTGGTTTTGGTTACGCAGTAAATAACTACTATTCAAATTTAATTGCAACCAAAGACAGTGAGGGTATAAGTTACACTTTTGCAGATGAAGATTTAGATTATGAACGTAGCAAAATAGTTACGCATATGGTAGAGTTCCCTATAGAGTTTAGATGGCGAAAATCTACACCTACTAAATATAAGTTTCTTAGAATTTATGGAGGTGCTAAATTGGGGTATGTTTTTTCTTCTAAGTCTAAGTTTGTTTCTGATGATTTTAAAGAGGTTTTTAGTAATACTGATATTGTAAACTTTAGATATGGTCTACAATTTAATATAGGTTATAATACCTGGAACATTCATGTGTATTATGGCTTAAATAGTTTGCTAGATGATGCTTTTGTAGACGATGAACAACTACTTATGAAGCCAATACGAGTAGGATTTAATTTCTATATTTTATAG